ATGATTTAATCCAGTTTAGTATCTGCATGCCTCATGGAATCATTTCTAAGATATCTGGGATCCTAATTCTAAGCAGCTTCTATGCCTTTGTTTTTTAAGCCTTTACCATAGTTCTCCCCCACCTTTCTTCCTGTTATTCCTTATTCTAAGAAAACAATTTctcaaaatgatgaaaatattgcCCCAAATAGAAATTTTCCAATGTCCCTGATTATGCAGTTCATTATTGACCTTGACCTCCTCATTGCTTCCTAATCTCCTTAGCACCATATTGTAGCAGTGATCTGGATGTCTGTTGTCTTTAGCAGCTCTGATTTCCCTTTTCCTGAAGGAGGATGAATGGTTTCTATAAGCATAAAGCCTTTGAAGATCATAGCCATTATGAAATTTCTATCTTGTTTTgtagaatatttcttttctttcatgggACTATTCATCCGTGGCTCCCTATATAACTGTTGAAAAAAAGTCCtccttctttctgtccttttttattcttcttttttaatcactttccatttttgtttaGACTATTGCCTTCCTCATAGAGTGGAGGAGTTATTTTGACTTTGAAATGATTAAGGTACATCCTGTATTCGCTTCTGAGTACTTCTTCCAtcactccttttttttaatttctccatttttgtcATTTAGATTCATTAAAACCAAAAACAAGTGATTTTTCTGCAGTTAAGATGTGTTTAGTGCAAGTTTAGTTTTAGGTTTAATGCAAGCCTGTTTCTCCACCATAGCTTCTTTTTTACTTTGCCATTCATCCTTATCTCCTCTTGTATACTTAGAAAGAAATCTCTGAATGTTTTCgtcttattgttttgtttttgtggctttggttgatatatatattttttgatttaacaatttttaaaaatattttaaaaaattttattttataattataacttttttttgacagtacattgtatgggtaattttttttacaacattatcccttgcactcacttctgttcggatttttcccttcctttcctagatggcaggcagtcttatacatgttagatatgttatagtatatcttagatacaatatatgtgtgcagaaccaaacagttctcttgttgcacatgaagaattgaattatgaaggtaaaaataacctgggaagaaaaacaaaaatgcaaatagtctacattcatttcccagtgttccttctgtgggtgtagctgattctgtccataattaatcaattggaactgaattagattttctctttgttgaagatatccacttccatcagaatatatcctcatatggtattgttgttgaagtgtataatgatctcctggttctgctcatttcactcagcatcagttgatatgagtctctccaagcctctctatattcatcctgctggtcatttctttcttttttttttaatttgttttttattttttattttttattttattttatttttttaatttttattttattttaaaattataacattttttgacagtacatatgcatgggtaattttttacaacattatcccttgcacttacttctattcagattttttcccttcctcccccaaccccctcccccagatggcaagcagtcttatatatgttaaatatattacagtatattctagatacaatatatgtgtgtagaatcgaattttttgttgcacaggaagaattggattcagaaggtaaaaataacagtttacactcatttcccagtgttccttttctggatgtagctgattctgtcccatcattaatcaattggaattggattagctcttctctatgttgaagaaatccacttccatcagcatacatcctcgtacagtatcattgttgaagtgtatattgatcttctggttctgctcgtttcactcagcatcagttgatgtaagtctctccaagcctctctgtattcatcctgctggtcatttcttacagaacaataatattccataacattcatataccatagtttacccaaccattctccaattgatggacatccattcattttccagcttctagccactatgaaaagggctgccataaacattttggcacatacaggtccctttcccttctttagtatttccttggggtataagcccagtagtagtatggctgggtcaaagggtatgcacattttgacaactttttgggcataattccagattgctctccagaatggttggattctttcacaactccaccaacaatgcatcagtgtaatttgtttattttttaatattataattataaaatttttgatagtatatatgcatgagtaattttttttataacattatcccttctattcatttttccaaattttcccctccctccctctactccctcccctagatgacaggcaatcccatccattttacatgtgttacagtataacctagatacaatatatgtgtgtaaatccaattttcttgttgcacgttaagtattagattccgaaggcataagtaacctgggtagatagtcatttcttacggaacaataatattccataacattcatgtaccacaatttacccaaccattctccaattgatgggcatccattcattttctagttctagccactacaaaaagggctgccacaaacattttggcacatacagctccctttcccttctttagtatttccttgggatataagcccagtaatagctggatcaaagggtatgcacagtttgataactttttgggcataattccagattgctctccagaatggttagattcattcacactccaccaacaatgcatcagtatcccagttttcccacatcctttccaacattcatcattaatttttcctgtcatcttaaccagtcTGAGAgttgtgtactggtatctcagaattgccttaatttgcatttctctgatcaatagtgatttggaacactctttcatatgagtggaaataatttcaatttcatcatctgaaaattgtctgttcatatcctttgaccatttatcaattggagaatggcttatttcttataaattagagtcagttctctatatattttggagatgaggcctttatcagaacctttaactgtaaaaatgttttcccagtttgttacttcccttctaatcttgtttgcattagttttgtttgtacaaaagttttttaatttgatgtaatcaaaattttctattttgtgcccaataatgatctctagttcttctttggtcacgaattccttcctcctccacaagtctgagaggtaaactatcctatgttctataatttatttatgattttgttctttatgcctaaatcatggatccattttgatcttatcttggtatgtggtgttaattgttggtccatgcctaatttctgccatactaatttccagttttcccagcagtttttgtcaaatagtgaattcttatcctaaaagttgggatctttgggtttgtcaaatactagatggctatagttattgactattttgtcttgtgaacctaacctattccactgatcaactagtctattttttagccaataccaaatgattttggtgactacttctttataatatacttttagatcaggtagagctaggccaccttcatttgattttttttttttacattaattcccttgaaattctcaaccttttgttcttccatatgaattttgttgttagtttttctaggtcattaaaatagtttcttgggagtctgattggtataggactaaataaacagattagtttagggagtattgtcatctttattatatttgctcagcctattcaagagcacttaatatttttccaattatttaaatctgactttatttttgtggcaagtgttttgtaattttgctcatataattcctgactttcctttggtagatatattcccaaatattttatactatcgacagttattttgaatggaatttctctttgtatctcttgttggattttgttggtgatgtataaaaatgctgaggatttatatggatttattttgtatcctgcaactttgctaaagttgtgaattacttctaatagctttttagtagaatctctggggttctctaagtataccatcataacatctgcaaagagtgatagtttgatttcctcattacctactctaattcctttaatctctttctggacTCTTTTTGCCAAGgctaataatattaaataatatttctaatacaatattaaatatatgctcctgactattttaaggaatagtccatttattcctatactctcaagtgtttttattaggaatggatgttggattttgtcaaatgctttttctggttGATATATTTTGacccttcatttttattttgaggatATTTGGGaagcaaaattttcttttgtgtactctttttttccccatgaataTTTGAAATGTCTCTGTTGAATattgatcttattttatttatttgtttatatttcatcaatcttatttcatttattaggCTCATATTAAGAGGGTAAGTCCCTTTGCACTGAATCCCAAACTCccttttacttccttctttccttctgtcagGGTCAGATTATATGACCTACCAGAATATAAGTGATTGTGTGGGAAGTTATGGTGAATGAGCAAATTAGAAATTAgattctttattattaatatacatGGCTGTTAACTTTGTCTTGTTATTACTGTTTCCTAAGTCAAAATCTATTGGAATGCGATTCCTCCTAATTGATGGAGATCAATGTTCTGAACCTGCATGAGTGAATAAGTCTTGGAGATAAATCTTAAGGTCCTATTTTGCTTCCCCCAACAATAAACAGTGATCAGATGCTTAGACTGCTTCTGAAAACCACATTCTGTGACactaacaatatttaagggaACAGATATAATTTTAGCAGCATATTCAGTTTTTAGAGAGAACTGAGTGGCCAAGTTTCTGAAGTAAatgtgtttcttctttttctgtcagGTAGTAAGGTTACTTTGGAGAAGAGTGCTGGGAAAAGAGACtggaaatatcttttctaccttcCTATGCCACACATTGAGACTCTTTATTACATGTAGGGGATAGCCTTAACCACAATATCATCTTGGCTTATGGAGACAAGGacatttatttcatcattttgacATAATTTCTATTAGGGAGGACTGATATAAATGTTTAGTCCTGTATTTGGTTGGTTTCATATGTGTGAACCCAACTTAAGTGAGTGAAGTGCCAATAACTCTGACCAGTTTCATCACTGACAAGCTGAACACATAAGCCTTAACCAGTCAAACATGCATGACAAATTACCTCAAAGAAATCTTAGGGGACCATTTAATTCAAACACTTTATTTGATCGTAGAGAAAAATGAGACTAAAGGAGGTTTACTGATTTACCTGAAGCTCATGTAGACAATGAGTTGTGGAGGCAGAATTCCAATTCTCAATTCTAATGCCCTGTTCAATAGTATGTCTAACTTTGACATAGATTGATATAGATTTTGTCTCAAGATCCAAATATCAAAGTGAGTATTCTGGGATGCTTCTCATATCATAAACACATTAGCATACTAATAGAAAATAAGCTCAGTCATACAAATACCTCCCAAGAGGTCAGAAATCTCTCTGCATTCTTTGCTGTCCTTTCTGCAAGGAAATTTTCTCAACTTCCTACTGATGCTTTCTGGATTCTTTAGCTAAAGGTTTTCTTCTCAGTTGATGATGCATAATATTTCCCTGGAGTATTTGGACTATAGTAGGCTATGCTTGGAGAGTATAGAGGTTAGAAAATCTCTGGATTTTACAAAAGATTCAAACCATTGTTAAAAGATAGAAATAGCCTATAAAGTATCCCCAAGAAACTATTATCTAGCATTTGATTGACAATTTCCATTTACACAAAAGTCACTGTTTCTTGGGAAGCTAGCTATTTCACTCCTGAGTGACTCTAATTGTTATTaagtttttcatcattttaagcTAAAATTCTCTTCTCTCACTAAAACTTCTCCCTTCCCATATCCACCTCATACTTCTGTTTGTTGAGCCTTTTTCCCATGAGGCAAAGCTGGAAAAACCCAATTCTTTGATAATATTGAAGACAATGAACATGTTCTGTCTCCCCTAACCTCAATTCCCACTCTCGGAATATTCCTTATTCCAATCCTATTGTGACATTTGATACCTGACTATTCCTTAGATTCTCTGTCAGTTTCCTACTAACGGAATTCAGACAAAAAATTTCAATGAAGTTTCCTTTATTCTACAAGCATCAATACAAGCAGAGATGAAGATCCAACATTCTGAAAGAGAATCTTCTGGAAATAACAGATGGCTTGTACATTATCTTCTAATAGGAATGAAAAGCACTGGAGGACATTTCAGAACTGTTGTTCTTATTCAACAGAACCCCTCATGTGAAAATTGGAGTTTGTCATGACTCTTCCTGTGGAATGGGAATAGAGAATACAGTGAGGATCACTAAAAAATACACAGTCATATTTTCTGATATTAAATATTAGAATGTTTGGGGCTATTTGGGAGCAGTACTGAGTTCCTGAcacaggcagttttcaaacaGAAGATGAGCACTTGGAGGTGATATTGCAAAGCACATTCATGCATTGGTTAAAAGCAGAATTCGGTTATTTTTGATATTTCTGTTCACACTGAGATCCCTTGTTCACGTAATACTATCCTTGCAGATTGTTGTTCTCTAAACTTCCTCATAAAACTTACTGCTTTGGTCTTTAAGTTGTTtcatttatgcttttaaaaaaccaTCATTGCCATTTCTCAATGTATCTCCACTTGTCATCCCTCAGTTTAACAACAGAAACACCACACTCATAACAAATTAGCATAGGAACAAAAGAAGCAACAACAAAATACcaaacaaatcaacacattggctaaaaaattattttaccattTCTCCCTGATAAGCCCTCCAGGACTCTGTGGAGAGACAGCAGGCTGCATCATCACACCCTTCTGAAGTTACATCCCATTTCTGTTAAAACAGCTCTAGCTGATGGTTGCCAGTCAGTCCCTATCGGATCTTTGCTTTAGTCCACCTCATTTTACTAGCAGTTTCAGAAGCTAAGAGTTCAAAATTCTGGCCTTCCTACACTACAGCAACAGTTCCTGCTACTTTTGATGAATTGCTGTGTCCAGCGGATTCACTATGCTGAACATGAGCTCCTGGAGATGAGCCATTTTTAGATAGGCAGACCTCCCAATGATGAAGTGCCTGTTACTCTCCTCATGCTGGAAGCCTTTCTGCCCTGGGAGGGCCAGACCAGAAACTTGCACACACCTGAGGCAGCCTTTGAGAATCCAGGGCCACCTCTCTGCCACAATAAGGCATCAGAGGAGCTCTCAGTAGAGGGGTAGAGacatattaaagtttaaaatcagAATTACTAATTTATAATGAGACAAATCTGAAGGAAGCATGATGCACAGCTTATAAATATGAgtcaaatatctatctatatctatatgacTATATACTTCATGTCACACATACATAAGTGTTTCTCTGCTTAGCATTTGAACCGATGAATAGAATGAATCATGGGTGTGGAGGAGAGGATGTGTGAACAACTATGGATGCCTTTAAGGGGAAGAATTAGAAGTACAATATGTCACAGCTGGCAGGCTTCATGGCATGCTGTgatcttacagatgaaaaatgaatattaagaatttgagtgacttgttcaaaaGTATGCAACTAGTTCATAAATTTGCAAAAACATTGATGTTTATTCTGGAAGTAATTGTTAACATGATTGTTAGCAATATACTGATGATTCTGCCTAACTACTTGTATACCCtcagtttatacatgtgcaaacAAACTAGGAAGCATCTACTTCTGTTCATGTGGAAAGAGAGGCCTAAAGagtttaagggacttgtccatTGTTGGCCCTGTTGATAGGGATAGCATGGTGTCATGGAAGGAACATTAGCTTTAAAGAAAAGGGTAATGGAGAGAGTAACTGTTTAGGTAAGAGTATGAATCACATGGCTAGGAGAACTGCTGGTATATCCCAATCTGATGGTTGGGGTATACTTTAACTATATGGAAAAGTGGTTTCTACCTCCCTAGTTTTATATGTCATTCAAGAATATGTTTCCATTGTGCTAACTATTGAGTTCTATTCTACCCCAATCCTGCTTCTAttaaatctcttcctttccatttgaTGGGTGTACTTACTTAACAGAATGGCAGAAAATACATTTGTTGGCATATGTTTTCCCATCAGAACCACAAATTGGCATAAATTCTCGGGTACATGCTGGAAATTCATCTAGTGGAGGTTTTTCATATTCACTGCAATCAATCTGAAAAGTTTATAACAATATTATCTCCCTTTTGGGTCATAAGATTTTTACAAAACAAGTTACTAAAAATCTGGGGATGCTTAGGTTTCCGGGTCCAAAAAGAAATATGGTCAGGAGATAATGTGGAAAACCATGTCTATATTCTTCACACAGAACCACTGAGGCTAATTATACATTCCCTACCCTTTGCCCTCAATTTCATAGCCACAGATGGATGGGGAGCTCTATTCCTAGGAGCACCAATCTTCTATTCAACAAACAATGATTGAGTCTCTAGACTATGCAGAGTAAGAATCAGCATGGCGGAAATGATAAATAGCTTTGGAAACAGGAAAATGTGCTTCTCTTATGTTTTCTTGCATAATCATGTTGACGAGTATTGTCACAAGTCTTGATTCTAATAACTTTCCCCATTTATGATGATAGCTGAGTTGCTAACCCATGGTGGTTAATGTTCTTTTAGGCTAAATGTCCTATAACATTGCTTTATAACTTGAGCTTTACCTATTCTACTAGACATCCTTATGAATTTTCGTCCTTGTGGACTTGGTTTCTGTTTAACTAAGATATGATTTTATTGTGTGTACTTGGGGAAAAGCTTATTGGACGCTACCCCAGAATGCCATCTGACAATGTCTCCACGTTTAATAAATTTTGCAgtgattttcctttaaaataattcagATGAAATTTGAACCACATGTATTTGAAATACATTCAGTAGAAGATGGAAATAAAACAGCAAAAGATTTTGGGATTGAGAGCAACTTACTGTTTCTCCTAAGAATAACTTTGCATCtggaatagaaggaaagaagagaaaattattaaGGAGAGGCCAACATGGTCTGAAGGGCCCAACAatgcttttccttcttctcctttagAATTAGAAAACTCTTTAATATgacaagaaattccattcaatgtAATGGAAGGAAATACCTTCTTTTCTCTGCTTTCAAACATGTCTTAGTTACTgcctctttaaaatgaagggactgaatGAAATCATCTCTGaaaattctttcaaattaaaaatactatattctaGATTTTCTCATATTCCTCTTTGATTGAATTCTGTCTCCTAAATCCATTTCTCTCTTTGACATTAACTTCAGCATTCCATTTCATCTCTAACAGTACATTTATTTGTGATTACTTCCAGTACcaacattttataatatatacttCTTCCTTCACAATATTATTTGTTCCAAATGTCCTTTTAAGCTCTTTTAATAcctcttttgtcttttcatttcccttccagGCTTGACATATTGCATGCAGAACTAtaaatgcatttcttttaaaagttattctGAATTGGCAGTCTGCCTCATATTTTTATTTAGGGATTCTCAGTTCTAATCATTTTAATGGGTCAACTAATATCAGGGTTAGACCTAAGTCGGGAAAGAGATACTCACTTAACATGGTCACCAGAGTCAGCAGGCATAGAGCTCCTGTCTTCATGGTTCTGGTATTGGCCAGTCAAGTGGAATGAATGGAATCAAAGTGAGCTGCTGTTCTGTACTCACCTACTGTGGGACCAGCATTATATATGGGCAAGAATCCACCTTGATTGTGAAATCAGCCTCTGTGAATGCAGGCCCCTGGAAACAAATACTGAATGACTCTCTTCTGAACAAGTTAGTCTTAGAGTTAAGAGCCAGAAATGAAGGAGTGTTCATCATTCTCCTGATAGTCATATCAAATCTTTTTCTAGTCTGGTTTCTCAAACACATGCAATCAGTagaatttccttttgttttaataGCTCCCCTTGATATAGTGCCCTATGTTCTGAAAAGCTCTTTATATGATTTAGGTCATTTGAGCCCTCATGATGCATATGTGAGGTGGTAAATCTTGGATGCTCTTTTTTCAGATGAGACAATAGGTGCAGAGCATTTGAGTGATGTGCTTTGTCTCAAATTTTGCAGGACTTGCAATGAAGTTTTGGAATTCAGAATTGAGTCCTGGGTTTCCTCACCATTCCAGGCTACCTCTCAGTATATAGAGGTCTCCCCATCACTAAAACTGTTCTAGCAGAGGACAGCTATTTATTATAGCTATGTTTTGTGGCATTCCTGTATAGAAGGAGAGATTGAACTCTAGGCTTATTATTACAGAGAAACAGTATTTAAAAGTTACTTAGTGAGACTGTTTTATAGGCAAAACTGTTTTTAATAAAGGTgataaaactgagaaagacatTGTCAATGAGTTAGTGGCAGACTCTTTTGAGACTGCTTGTAAGAAGTTCATGAAAGCAGAGATATTCCGGGATTAGGAGGAAATGTTCACTAAGGAGGTCTTCTACGGTGACATTAGAGCTGTATCTTATAGTAAGAGGGACAAAATGAGATCACATTGTGATAGAATGGTGTGGCTCTGGAGACTCTTTACCTCTGTGATTTCCCCTACATGTGTGAGccttttttcttccatgttttgTGACTTGGGGAGAGTTTTCTGGGTTGGAATTGGAGCTGCTGGAAATCTTAGACATAGAGCATATGGAAAGGTTTGAATAATGATGACTCTTTGAATAATGATGACCAGACTAATAGCAGCTACTTTGACAGTATTTTCTAAGCTAAGGTAAGTATTTCCTTACCTGTCTGGCTTATAGGTCACAAGCAAAATTTGAAAACGTTATGGTACTATCGTGAGTAAAACTGAACTAACACAGAAtgaggcattttaaaaaaattctaaacaagATAGCAGTTCATTAGGAGGTA
The DNA window shown above is from Sminthopsis crassicaudata isolate SCR6 chromosome 2, ASM4859323v1, whole genome shotgun sequence and carries:
- the LOC141553572 gene encoding ovomucoid-like, which codes for MKTGALCLLTLVTMLNAKLFLGETIDCSEYEKPPLDEFPACTREFMPICGSDGKTYANKCIFCHSVKKSHDKLQFSHEGFC